The Brevibacillus humidisoli DNA segment TCCGCGGCTGCGAGATGGCGATTTGCTTGCCATCCGGCGCCCACGCCATCTCCACCACTTTATCCCCGGCAGGAAGCAGAACTTCATACTGGAGACTGCCGTCATCGGCTACGGTCACCATCTTTGCTGACTCCTCAGTGTGCTCACCATCTGCTGCAGATTGATAGATGATGCGGTTATCCACCGGTGACCAAGCTGGCCTGCTGTTGACGGACTGTGGATCAACCTCGACAAGCTGTGAACCATCCGAGTTGACGAGATGCAAATATTTGCGGTGTTCTGGACCACTCTGCGGTTCAAACAGGAAGGCAAACCACTGCCCATCCAAAGACCACCCGATCATCTCATCAACACCCTGCGGTGTCACCGGCACAGGCTGCGCTGACGCATCACGGGCATCCATCATCCATAAACGCTCATCACTGACTAAAGCAAGTTTAGCAGGAAGAGTTGCCGACGATCCTCTTTGCACGGCTATTGACTGCATCGTTGGTTCTGTTATTACCTGCGGTTCAGCCACAACAGGGACTTGGTTTACTTGACTGACTAAGACCGACACTAACGCTCCACACTTGAGCAGGGAAATCAACATCTAATCTCTCCTCGCTGGTTCAGATTCTCACTTACTGAGACGGCTAAACCAGGCAGGCTGTTACATCTAGACGGTCACCGCTTCAGCTTGACACTTGAATACTTGCTGCGAACTACCGTCCAAATGAAAGTGATGGTTCTGACAAGGACGACAACAAACAGCAGCGGCAGCAGATCACCTGCTTCCAGCGGTTCTGCTTTGATCCCTTCCACATAAATGAGTCCATGAAGCGCAACCAACAAAAAGATGATGGGATTGCTCACGTGCAGCCGTCTCCAAGCAGTTCCCCCAAGCAGCCGTACTGCCCGATCGGACGAGGTGAGCCACATCGCCAGCAAACAGCAGAAGGCGATCAGACCAAGATAGTTGGCGATCCCCATCATGCTGATTTTGATTGACCATCCACCTCGGTTCTGATCGAGGAAGAGATGGATCCAGCCCGTAGCCGGCTGTTGATCATCTAGGTAAAATAGAAATCGCGCACCATTCTCAAACGAAACCAGCACCAATCCAACGTGCAGAAAAACCGCTGCACCGGTCCAGATACCGATATCCCGCCGCAGATAGAGCAAAGAGGCAGTCCACCTTGTGGGCAGCCATTGTTTCAGCGGACCGATCAACAGCGTAATCCCGATGCCGATAAAAGCAATGTACCCCAGGATCATGCTCCATGCTTCCCTTGACTGGAAGTGGGCAAAATCGGGCCAAAGCTGGCGTGAGAAGATAAGTACGGCGACCGCGATGATGATGTTGGCTGCCATCCTCTTCATACGAGTCTGGTTGGAGCTTTCTGCCTGCTGATTCACTGTTATCATTCCTCCCTGGAGTTGTATCCGCTTGTATGTGTTGGATGCAGCCACCCAGGGTTTTGTTACATAAAAAAGACCCGAAGCTTATGCTCCGGGTCAAATCCCCATCAGCAAGGACCGGGACAGATCCTTCGTATCCGTCGATCCAGTGATAGGAGCGTCAAGGCAAAACTACGATATTGCTGGTCACAGGACGTTCACGACCATCCGACGGGCGATTGAGAATTTTCCCTTTGTAGTAGAATGCACTTGAACCACCGCCATCCAGGTTGTAAGCATCGCGCACTTTGAACTCCAGCAGCTTGGACTGAGCCTCTTCCAAGGTGACGCCGTTGCTCCACCCTTTTCGCCTTCCGTCGATCACGATAAACAACAGATCGCCGTTGGTAAAGTGACCAATCATCGTCCGGGGCTGTCGTGTGTTAGCCCAGTCACGCGGGATCGGCATTCGTTTACCGTCTTGCAGCAATGTAGGAAGGAAGCTGGCCCCCTGCAGAACATCCATCTGCTCCAATTGTTCTCTCGACGTCACTTTCCCGCCGACCAATCTCCCATTCTTGTTAAATCCGACAAAGGAAAGGTTGGTGTTGGTGGAGAAGGCAGCAATTTTTCCGTCAACCACTGTGGTACCCAGTACCGCCAACTTGCCATCCGTTTGATAGAAACCACCTGCATTGACCGCAAGCACGGCACCTTTTCGTTTGGCGGCGTGGCTGGTTGTTTCTCCGTTGCTGACCACTTTATCGTTGGCCAGAACCACTTTTAATGCGTTTGGGTTGTGCAGTCTTACTTTGGCCATGTAGCCTCGGTACCCTGCCTCTGTCAGCGAGTACACTTTCACCGTGGCATTCTCACCGAACGTCTGGCCGATCGGATCCCCCAACATACTGGACAAGATCTGATCCAGAACATCTTCTGATTTGGCCACCTGAGAATGGCTGGCTGCGACCAATTGCTCTATCTTTTTGTGATGCGTCTCATAATACTCCTTCTCTTCTTCGGCTGCTTCTTTCAAATCCTGAATCGCGTCGATCGCATCAGCAGTTATGTCCTTGGTCTCATCTACGGCACTGCTGACCTCCGTCAAACGTGTTTTTGTCTCATCCAGCGGCAGCTGCAGTCGTTCCGCTTGTAAAGTCTGGACCGGATTTGCGAGAGCGAAGGCGAGATAGAAACCGACAACGGGAGCAAGCAGAAAAGCGAGGAAGCCATGAGCCTTACCAGGCACGAGCTGCATCCTCCAGTTTCTTGAGTGAGCTTTTCAACTCGTCCAACTGCTTCGTCAACTCTTCGATCCGCTTTTCCAAAGCCTGCTTCGTCTCGTCGGTCCCGTTGAGGGTCTCTCCCGTCAATTCCAAATCTTCTTTTATATAATTCAACTCATCTTTCAATTCCGACATGTCATCCCGTACTTTTTCAACTTCTTCCTGCATCGTCTCTACTTGTTCGGTATTCGTCGCTTCCGCTTGCGTCAACCGCTGGTCAATATAAGCCCGTGTCTGATCAATATACCAGTCGGCCAGCAGATAGCCGCCGACAGCGAGGCAGAGCCAGAGCACGACCGAGATGACCAAAACGATATTCTTATTTTGCTTCCGTTTGCGCTGTTTTGGTTCCAGTCTTGTCCCACTCGTATCCGAGATCTCTGCCTGCAGATGGGCAGTTGTTTGTCTGTTCATGGATTGAAGCCTCCTGCTACTAGTTGATCTTCTCTATTATATCATTCTATCAGTTGAAAACAGCCGGGGAAAAATAACCTGAACAACTCATACCCATGCCAACAGGTTTGACTGCTCGTTCACATAGACGTGTAGAACAACGAGCATGTTTCATTCTTTTGGAGCATGTTATAGCTGAATGTTCTTCCGGTTTTGGCACCTGCACAAATCAGCGCTGGGGTTGCCCGCCGCAGAAAGAGAGCCAGACGGTATGGCCGTCTGGCTATCGGCTATGATTGGGGAAAGTACTCTGCCTCCAGTTTACGAAGCT contains these protein-coding regions:
- a CDS encoding ferric reductase-like transmembrane domain-containing protein, with amino-acid sequence MNQQAESSNQTRMKRMAANIIIAVAVLIFSRQLWPDFAHFQSREAWSMILGYIAFIGIGITLLIGPLKQWLPTRWTASLLYLRRDIGIWTGAAVFLHVGLVLVSFENGARFLFYLDDQQPATGWIHLFLDQNRGGWSIKISMMGIANYLGLIAFCCLLAMWLTSSDRAVRLLGGTAWRRLHVSNPIIFLLVALHGLIYVEGIKAEPLEAGDLLPLLFVVVLVRTITFIWTVVRSKYSSVKLKR
- a CDS encoding phosphodiester glycosidase family protein, with product MPGKAHGFLAFLLAPVVGFYLAFALANPVQTLQAERLQLPLDETKTRLTEVSSAVDETKDITADAIDAIQDLKEAAEEEKEYYETHHKKIEQLVAASHSQVAKSEDVLDQILSSMLGDPIGQTFGENATVKVYSLTEAGYRGYMAKVRLHNPNALKVVLANDKVVSNGETTSHAAKRKGAVLAVNAGGFYQTDGKLAVLGTTVVDGKIAAFSTNTNLSFVGFNKNGRLVGGKVTSREQLEQMDVLQGASFLPTLLQDGKRMPIPRDWANTRQPRTMIGHFTNGDLLFIVIDGRRKGWSNGVTLEEAQSKLLEFKVRDAYNLDGGGSSAFYYKGKILNRPSDGRERPVTSNIVVLP